One stretch of Epinephelus lanceolatus isolate andai-2023 chromosome 15, ASM4190304v1, whole genome shotgun sequence DNA includes these proteins:
- the snapc1b gene encoding snRNA-activating protein complex subunit 1b, producing the protein MSPARRHGSEMDFCRKQVKSDCEELLRRFQKTESVRFEIFSRIWREMKFSQIFYGTMTHEKRAFSRLILDTVCSYFLPPFSFQIRVGGLYLLYSLYQCQTAMPSEQIRLALKDWEHVKKFEKDAVDAQHLDVVYILKQLMSLKAFNFTAMPTLLAFGRKRKLEKAVLCEEFMERPSRPQELINMELLEELSNINELYGKLKTSVCLMTEQPNSSLSLIRKDLVPQLQSTVMEFYKWQQRRDCPDEDEGEDSGEGTSSQKECTKRAELLASIKSKAFKEATEVSKSRRHRQVEVDVTNNEAGPSNSSGSSKAVKPSLKARTDQKVHVSGELLKEATTATSISRLSTVDFGPEEKAKPKRRFKW; encoded by the exons ATGTCACCGGCCAGAAGACACGGCAGTGAGATGGATTTCTGCCGGAAACAGGTGAAGTCAGACTGTGAGGAGCTGCTGAGACGCTTCCAGAAAACTGAGTCTGTTCGCTTCGAGATTTTCTCCAGAATATGGAGGGAAATGAAGTTCTCACAGATATTCTA TGGGACTATGACACATGAGAAGCGAGCGTTCAGTCGTCTGATTCTGGACACCGTCTGCAGCTACTTCCTGCCTCCATTCAGCTTCCAGATTAGAGTGGGAGGACTCTACCTGCTGTACAGCCTGTATCAGTGTCAGACTGCCATGCCCTCTGAGCAG ATCCGTCTGGCGCTGAAGGACTGGGAGCATGTGAAGAAGTTTGAGAAAGACGCTGTGGACGCTCAGCACCTGGACGTCGTTTACATCCTTAAACAGCTGATGTCCCTCAAAGCTTTCAACTTCACCGCCATGCCCACTCTG CTTGCTTTCGGAAGGAAGAGAAAGTTGGAGAAGGCGGTGCTGTGCGAGGAGTTCATGGAGCGACCGTCTCGTCCACAGGAGCTGATCAACATGGAGCTGCTAGAG GAATTGTCCAACATTAATGAACTCTATGGGAAGCTGAAGACTTCTGTCTGTTTGATGACAGAGCAGCCGAACTCCTCCCTCAGCCTGATTCGTAAAGACCTCGTCCCTCAGCTACAAAGCACTGTGATGGAATTTTACAAGTGGCAGCAAAGGAGG GATTGTCCTGATGAAGATGAAGGTGAAGACAGCGGTGAGGGAACATCATCTCAGAAGGAG TGCACCAAAAGAGCCGAGCTCCTCGCATCCATCAAATCAAAGGCATTCAAAGAGGCAACAGAG GTCTCCAAGTCACGGCGTCATCGTCAAGTGGAGGTGGATGTCACGAATAACGAGGCCGGGCCCTCCAACTCATCAGGTTCCTCCAAAGCAGTGAAACCATCACTTAAAGCCAGAACCGACCAGAAAGTACATGTCTCAG GTGAGCTGTTGAAAGAAGCCACAACAGCAACCAGTATTAGCCGTCTCAGCACTGTGGACTTTGGTCCTGAAG aaaaagcaaaaccaaaaagAAGATTCAAGTGgtga
- the LOC117267610 gene encoding uncharacterized protein LOC117267610 gives MEELPQLPPEVWVYVFSYLTTEEKHTVRAGCRHLRRLIDHPCLWRDYTVVLSDLRRYTYGFWDTLRHRKLTRVAVRHLRRKEWRRLVRFLPTLTAIVFVDGGRLYKEKYLDNLSRFPDLRDLGVRNATWDEPMLGSSLSTHLHERLTHLSVCNVRLPCTVEFINTVSQLVNLRYLLFHQQGEGYGLDTVRPVPCSVFHNLMLSLKKLKHLSWGMRGEPPEPLPDDYLSPPDPDHPGASRYGGPALTTLELVDYPETILPENALRSLTSLRSLTVRYRYIREGIECRLTSWLSPLQQLETLTIIGGNSLATYTTTIPSSVTRLTLRVAITLKDMDSIAPKVPALEHLDIEQNRSSGSLCRRIPMLFPQLRTLRIRFFRREPEKDLLSLHRLRHLVQLELLVERSFILRDYLNGHPWPSPCVQELINQLRELSENRITVITTMRQRNPLRECDCVWEGD, from the exons ATGGAGGAGCTGCCGCAGCTTCCACCTGAAGTTTGGGTCTACGTGTTCAGCTACCTGACCACGGAGGAGAAGCACACGGTCCGCGCCGGCTGCAGGCACCTGAGGAGGCTCATCGACCACCCGTGCCTGTGGAGGGACTACACGGTGGTGCTGTCCGACCTCCGCCGCTACACCTACGGCTTCTGGGACACCCTGCGCCATCGCAAGCTCACCCGGGTGGCGGTGCGGCACCTGCGGCGCAAAGAGTGGCGACGGCTCGTCAGGTTCCTGCCGACCCTCACCGCCATCGTGTTCGTGGACGGGGGGCGGCTGTACAAGGAGAAATACCTGGACAACTTGTCCCGGTTCCCGGACTTGAGGGACCTCGGGGTGCGCAATGCCACCTGGGACGAGCCGATGCTCGGGAGTAGCCTGAGCACGCACCTGCACGAGAGGCTGACTCACCTGAGCGTGTGTAACGTCCGGCTGCCCTGCACGGTGGAGTTTATTAACACCGTGTCGCAGCTGGTCAACCTGCGGTACCTGCTCTTCCACCAGCAGGGGGAGGGCTACGGGCTGGACACGGTGAGGCCGGTGCCCTGCAGTGTCTTCCACAACCTCATGCTGAGCCTCAAGAAGCTGAAGCACCTGTCCTGGGGGATGAGGGGGGAGCCGCCGGAGCCGTTGCCCGACGACTACCTCAGCCCCCCGGACCCAGACCACCCAG GAGCATCTCGGTACGGCGGCCCTGCGCTGACCACTTTAGAGTTGGTGGATTACCCAGAAACCATCCTGCCAGAGAACGCACTGAGGAGCCTGACCTCGCTTAGGTCACTAACTGTCCGCTACAGGTACATCAGAGAGGGCATCGAGTGCCGCCTCACCTCCTGGCTGAGTCCCCTCCAACAGCTGGAGACACTCACTATCATCG GTGGGAACTCTCTCGCCACCTACACGACCACCATCCCCTCCAGCGTGACCAGGCTGACGCTGCGTGTGGCCATAACTCTGAAAGACATGGACTCCATCGCACCTAAAGTCCCGGCACTTGAGCACCTCGACATCGAGCAGAACCGCTCCAGTGGCAGCCTCTGTAGACGGATCCCTATGTTGTTTCCTCAGCTCAGGACGCTCAGGATACg ATTTTTCCGCAGAGAACCAGAGAAGGACCTGCTGAGCCTCCACCGGCTGCGACACTTGGTgcagctggagctgctggtgGAGCGCTCCTTCATCCTGAGGGATTACCTGAACGGTCACCCCTGGCCCAGCCCCTGCGTACAGGAGCTCATCAACCAGCTGCGAGAGCTGTCCGAGAACAGGATCACTGTCATCACGACGATGCGCCAGCGAAATCCGCTGCgagaatgtgactgtgtgtgggaGGGCGACTGA
- the yipf6 gene encoding protein YIPF6, whose protein sequence is MAAAEEASRPFAGLSDVSISEDIPVEGDISVPVGSPASRDDEFSTLDEPVKETILRDLRAVGNKFIHVLYPKRSTALLRDWDLWGPLLLCVTLALLLQGGAADSDYQGGPQFAEVFVIVWFGSIIITLNSKLLGGTISFFQSLCVLGYCIMPLTVAMAVCRIVLVGGSGTVSFAVRLVVVTVSFGWSTFASTAFLADSQPPNRKALVVYPVFLFYFVISWMILTFSP, encoded by the exons ATGGCGGCAGCGGAGGAGGCCAGCAGACCGTTCGCAGGGCTGTCAGATGTCTCCATCTCGGAGGACATCCCGGTGGAGGGGGACATTTCCGTGCCCGTCGGCTCCCCCGCCAGCCGGGACGATGAGTTCTCCACGCTGGACGAGCCCGTGAAGGAGACCATCCTGCGGGACCTGCGTGCGGTCGGGAACAAGTTCATCCACGTCCTGTACCCGAAGCGGAGCACGGCTCTGCTGCGGGACTGGGACCTGTGGGGCCCACTGCTGCTCTGCGTGACGctggctctgctgctgcagggcgGCGCGGCCGACAGCGACTACCAGGGGGGACCGCAGTTTGCTGAG GTCTTCGTCATCGTCTGGTTCGGctccatcatcatcaccctCAACTCCAAACTCCTGGGCGGCACCATCTCCTTCTTccagagcctgtgtgtgttagGATACTGCATCATGCCTCTGACAGTGGCCATGGCCGTGTGCCGGATCGTCCTGGTCGGCGGCTCGGGGACGGTCAGCTTCGCCGTGCGGCTGGTGGTGGTGACGGTGTCCTTCGGCTGGTCCACCTTCGCCTCCACGGCCTTCCTCGCCGACAGCCAGCCGCCCAACCGCAAGGCGCTTGTTGTGTACCCAGTGTTCCTCTTCTACTTCGTGATCAGTTGGATGATCCTGACGTTCTCACCGTGA